The window TGTTTGGAATAATTatcctcagcatagaacacaaaaacaacattagatagagaaaaacccttaattgcatcaagttACTCAGTAGAAAGGCCCAACGTTTTAATCATCTGTTTATCTTTCGCATTTACttagttaattttgtaattatctcTAGAATTGCAACTAtatcttgtttttatttccatttcatgATGTTATACAAATGTCTACTTATTGAATGAACACttttctgaatgaaacaaactccttgtggatacgatactcagtcttaccattttatactacttgtgtgacTCAGTACACTTGCTGATAAATTTCGCAATTGTAAAGAGGCGGAACACTGGTCCTTGTATAAGTTCTTCAATCTTGTCCTTCAGGGCCTAACAGTCTTTGGTGTTGTGGCGCTTGTCTGCCTTGTGCCTCCTGTCCGGTTTGTGCAAGTCGGCCTTGGTGTTTACTTTGCGCTTGTCGTGCTTCTATTTGGTTTGGTAGACTTCATTATAGAATCTGGATGTAGCCATTGGCTCGTTCATGCAGTTCTTCCATGCTACCAAGTGGTTTATTACACAGACTATCTATGAACATATCGGAGCATAAGGCGAAGAGCATGGAATGAAACGCTATCTTGGGattgagattttagatttggaCGGTTATTCACGCAAATTTGTCCATGAACTTTCTGAGGGACTCGTCGTTTTCTTGTCATTAATTGGCCAAGGCGGCCGAGGTCATGCGGTGAGACCTGTTACCGATGACCTGTGCACTGAATCGTTCGACAAGGGTGTCGAAGCTGTTTATGCACCTAGGTAGAAGTCCACCGTACCAGGTCAATGTTGCTCCCTTGAGGGATGTAGGGAAGACACGACATAGGATCCCGCCATTGTTGGGATAGAGGTTTGCCTATGTCAGGAAGACATCTAGATGCTCATTTGGATCTGTTGTCTCATCGTACCGATTGAGGTTGAGTGGCTTCCACCCCAAGGGTATGTCTGCCTCCAAAATATGGTCGACAAAAAGATGCCGACGGACAATCTGCGCTTTGCGGTGCATGTGGGAGAGACTCAAATCATCTGCAGTGTTGCCTATGTGTTGGGGGTGTGATTTCCCTTGGGTGCGTTCAGGCGAGGTGTGGGCGGATTACTCATCGCCCCGGGGACGTCTGACACGAGCCTCTAGCTGGTCATGGTCAGCATTTAGCATTGTCAACTCTTCCTCCTGGCGTTGCTCCATCTAAACAATGTAGTTTTGGAGTTGTTGTAGTGTTTGTGTTTGTCATAGGTACCAGACGGGGATGAGAGTCTGTGAGGGGGGTCTCACGTCTAAGACCAGATCGAGTGCTAACCATGGGTGAATGTGAGAGGATTGATGAGAAGCCGCAAGGTATGTTTTGTCGCGACCCTACGGTGGGCTCCAATTGTACTTACCAAAATTCAGAACCGTGACACGTCAGAGTGGATGTGGTTAAGTGAGGTCTTGAACTTCACACGTCGATTAGAGAGGTACCTTTGATAGGAGGGGGGACCTGAAAAACAAAGGACTCCAACGCTCAAGTAAAAATATGTGTAAGGAAAGAAAAGCAAGTATATGCTATCAGGAGCTCGTATGAGGGAGAGAGGAAGAGGGAGGCACAAGTTTGTTATTGTGTGTTGAGTGTGCGAGCAAGTTATGTATAGTAGTTCGATGAAACCTGTATTTATAATAGTTGAGCATGGTTGATGGCCCTTGTTTGTAGGGGCTATTGTAGCCTTGTAGATAATAGCCTGGAGCTTATAGATAACGTTAGAGATAAACATTTGCCTATAGATAAAAGGTAGAAGATAATCGtaccttgtagataatgtgACGTTGTAGATAATTAATTACCTACCGATGGATAAGATATTCAAATACATTTGAATATTAGTTAGGTTACGTGCTTCTGTAGCAAGACTGACATGGAGGATTGACATGTATCTCTAAGTGACAAGTAGGACGCCATGTAAATTTTGTGGGTCCTAGGCAATATAACGACTTCTTTATAATATTCTTGAGTATCGACATcaaaatgaagcaaaaataaGAAGTTATGAAGAGGAAGCGTTAAAGTTTCATACCTTTAAAACTGTgatcaaaatttttttattacatatttctcTTTAATATTCTTCAAGATGCATGTGTCATGTATATTTCTCTTATTCCTTTGGAATAAAAAGTGTCAAATATACTCCTTCTACACTTTTCTCTGTTTTCTAAATTTCTTATGTGCTAAGACTAACCATAATTTCCTTATATTGACTACACTCATAACCTGTTCGATGTAATGTTTTTGTGACTGTCACCtttaatttcattattcatATAACTCAGTAACCCTCCTACTAATTTTTCACCCTCACTACTTCCTTCTAGTATATGCTTATTATTGTATCCCATTTAAACATGTCATTAGATCTATCATGAAATAAttgtagtaattaaaaaaaatcaaaaaatcaacatataattttaaatttattgttcaAATCTAAAAGTGAGAATGAGAAGATGCTATTGGAAGAAAGATTAGTATAGGAGAACATAAAGGTATAATCAATATagctattaaaagattaaaaaaattattttggttttactttttatttattcaaaccttatcatttttttcactaactcttgtaattttgaatttatttttaaaaatttacataatcctttcaaatcttataaatctaaagtcctttcaaatattttaaattcttatgatataaattcattaaaatccaaattatcataaaagtcttgtaaaaaaatttgataagttATAATATTCATACATAATCTTTAAATTCACAAGactttttatgttaaaatagtcttttaaaattctaatcaaATACACCCTTCTTAGAATTAGGAAGATTAAGAATTAATTAGGGATTAAAGTATctttttaaatacattaaattaaaaataaaagtaaaaataatataaaattggcAAAAAAGTCCTTAggctttaattacaaaaaatgaaaaaaatgatctAATATGACTAAATAAATCAAGTGACATTATATGATTGGATAGTATATAGCACACACCAatgtgatttattttaaaatcacacCGAAATAAtgattgattaaattatttaatacaattTGGGGACTAAATTACTAATTAAGcttctttttataaaacaaattccaaaataagaaaatgaagttgtatcttttaagaaaattatattgacCTTAAATCAACCTTTATGTTTTTTCTATAACTAATGAGCCTTGCAAAAATTGTGTTTATCCATATGGAAGTGTCAGCTGAGTTTTATAGAGATGTCAACATAAGTCTTTAagctaacaatttttttttttttaaattagacaCGAAAAGTGTCGGACTCATGATAGATATAAGCGTCGGGGAGttgttaatgatgaaaatgtgtttaacACAATGATACTTCAAAAACAAAGATATTCATACTTCATAGTTATTGATGCACAACTATCTTTTTAAGACACCATGAGGGTTTATGAGAGGCACATGCATACCATCTCAGGCCACAACGTAATAATACTACTactgttggttcaaatataagCATCAaaattatcttgtaaaatctaattaatttatcctatttaatgatattatttctaaaatatttttaatttaattaaaattattaaaattaaatgatgttaacggactcttttaattagtataaaattagttattttttacttatatataaatcTAGAGGTTATTTCCATATAACCGCCAAGGGTGCACGAGGAACAAGTGGCTTTTGGAAATGTTGCATTATATCCTCCGTTGTTACTTTTGGTAAAtggaaggtttttttttttctcaattttgttCCTCACTCATATTAATACAATAACCACAATTAGAATCTAAAAATGTGGAAAGAGAGATGTCATTAACTAGCAGGGAAGGCCAATACAAGTGCTAGGATTTATTAGATGTGTGTATCTTCATGTGTTTGCGTCCAAAGCTAGGATGGTGCTAAGGTTCATTGGGTTCATGTAGGCTTTAGAACCTGACATAATTTCCTCAACAATTAGTCTGTTGGCCTTTTCAGATGGATGGAATGCATCCCAAAATGCATACTGCTCTCTGTTGGAACAAAGGTTAGAGAGTGCTGTGCATAGCCCAAGACCATTGTAAGGTCCTTGCCCACAACAAGCTACTTGTGATGTAACAAACCCTGCACAAAGCAACAATAACACAAATGTTAGTACTTGTTTCTTTATGACGACACTAGTCAGAGCAATATTTCAAATTATGGAGGTGATGTGGTCACAAAATTCTGGTTGCATTGAAATCAGGTTGTGATTGCCAATTGTATCAACCACAATTGGCCCACGTCAAATGGCAATGGTTGTAACACAACTGCCACTACAATCTAAAACCTTGGCTATATAAGAGGTTCGTTAGATGACATGAAAGTTATTTGCAGTACCAAATTGTTGGGGGTTGGTAACGAAGTCGTTGTGCGCTTTTCCTGTGTTTGCAGCAATAAAAACGTCACTTCCAATTTTCCTGTTGAGTTGTAGTAACATTTGTTCGAGTTGTGGGTTAAACAATGCTGCAGCTTGTTGCAGTTCAGGAGCACATTGTCCATTTCTACCACGTTGGGCCAATTCTGATGGAACACAACCCAAGGGTCCTGTGCCTGTTACAAGAACTCTCCGAGCTCCCAAATCATACAGCTTCTGCAATATATATTTGTGACTATGAGAAAGAGGGATCTGAAGACATTTAGTATATATTAACCCTTTGTTTCATCAATAGGGTGCTACCTGTAAAAGCTTTTGGTACTCAGAGATGAGATACTTGACATATTGAGGTAATGGGTATTGGCGAGACCTTGCTGAATTAGGCACCAAGAAGTAGTTGTTTACAAAATCATTGCCACCTACAGTGATGAGAACTAGTGCTTGTTTCACCAAATTCTTAGCCTCTGAAGCTCCAATTAGAGCACTCACTCGGTTTTGATACTCCTTAAAATATTCTAGCTGTCTATACATTCTGATTACGTTTACCTACAAAAGTATCACACGATCATTTTTAAGTGCAAAGcaatccttataattattagcCTTAAATATTACAGTTGTTCTTATTTTAGAATTCATCTTGGATTATATTTATACATTCTGTGCTTAAGGTTTTGGACATAACATGACAAGTAACTAACAAGTAATTAATGAACTTACAAACTGAATTCCAGTGTCATTAAGTATTCCAATTCCAGCTGAAGCGAAATTGGCACCAACAAGGAGCTTATTTCCTCTTAATTCTGGACTCAAGTATGGCAATGTAGACTCAGCACCAAGTCGCTGACCTGAAACATCCCAATTAGTTAGACATACACTTTATACGTATAtgttaagttaattattatatgCAAAGCTACAcgacaaaaaaaaagggttcaaaCTTGAAATGTGAATGATGAAAATGAAGCTTAAAAGATGAATgctgaagcaaaaaaaaaaaaaaaagggttgaaAATGTGCAAAGAGATGTGTGAACTAAACTGATAAGATCAGGAATGTTGTAGCCATTGGAGAAACGACCAGTTGGTCTATGACTTGGAGGGTAATCAATCCCATAAGGAGGGGCATCGGCACGTGCGGTGGTAGCCAAGTAATTGTTATTTCCATTATCAACAAGTGAATCTCCAAACACAAAGAAAGCCCTTGGCCTAGCTTCAGCCCCAGAGACAATGACACCAACCACTAACAAGACTATACTAAGAATGGTCAAAGGTCCAAAACTTGACATGATGGTCATATTGAAATGAACCTTTGGATTTGGGGTTGGTGTGCTAACTGGACTGAGACTCGCTAGTAGTTAATTTTAAGACGTGGATGGAGGACTTGCTAGGATTCAAGTGATTATATAATGAACCTTTCACGGGATTTGGTANNNNNNNNNNNNNNNNNNNNNNNNNNNNNNNNNNNNNNNNNNNNNNNNNNNNNNNNNNNNNNNNNNNNNNNNNNNNNNNNNNNNNNNNNNNNNNNNNNNNTCCTGCAAAAAAAGTATCCACGCATGGCTACAACATCTACCATTGTAAACATCCTTCAACCTCAACTTATCATATGAGAAAAGAACTAGTATGGGACATGTGGATTGTGGAGAGATGTAGGGGGGCTGTAACATTTTCCTCCcttatgttatttaattaaatttatgtaaatatattgttttataatGACTTAATCACTTTCAATTAAGTGAAGTCAgttcttctaaaaaaatgaaGTCAATTAGTATTTGAAGCATTTATACTATCTTTTCGTTgactcaaaatatatataaaaaaaatgtgaaaagctTTTATTACAATGTAAAAAGTCATGTCAGTGACTTCGTGGTAAACGTTTTCTTATTAACCAAGGTTAAACCAAAATGCTTgattttgaagataaaaattttat of the Glycine max cultivar Williams 82 chromosome 13, Glycine_max_v4.0, whole genome shotgun sequence genome contains:
- the LOC100816816 gene encoding GDSL esterase/lipase At5g33370 produces the protein MTIMSSFGPLTILSIVLLVVGVIVSGAEARPRAFFVFGDSLVDNGNNNYLATTARADAPPYGIDYPPSHRPTGRFSNGYNIPDLISQRLGAESTLPYLSPELRGNKLLVGANFASAGIGILNDTGIQFVNVIRMYRQLEYFKEYQNRVSALIGASEAKNLVKQALVLITVGGNDFVNNYFLVPNSARSRQYPLPQYVKYLISEYQKLLQKLYDLGARRVLVTGTGPLGCVPSELAQRGRNGQCAPELQQAAALFNPQLEQMLLQLNRKIGSDVFIAANTGKAHNDFVTNPQQFGFVTSQVACCGQGPYNGLGLCTALSNLCSNREQYAFWDAFHPSEKANRLIVEEIMSGSKAYMNPMNLSTILALDANT